A stretch of Stenotrophomonas indicatrix DNA encodes these proteins:
- a CDS encoding efflux RND transporter periplasmic adaptor subunit: protein MRTFRTPVALVAAFALAMTACSRPEPTVEAVPRVSVVTVGPQVVQRDDELPGRVAAVRTAQIRAQVGGIVQRRMFEQGAEVHAGEPLFQIDPAAFRADVDSALAALQRSEAALGRSRVQSQRLQALAAAQAVSQQHRDDASAEHEQARAAVNEARAILARRQLDLRYATVSAPIDGRIDQALVTEGALVGVADADPMAVVQQIDQVYVDVRQPASQLQSLQRSAVDGELPVTIIGAAGTPLPERGRLLFSGVNVDARTGDVILRILVDNPERQLLPGMYVRARVPRGAPASALLLPQQAVLRSAGGQAYAWVIAADGKAVIRTLEVDGSVNRQWLVRHGLKAGEKVVVEGQERLQEGVLVDPRNWQVPVASASAPPTSERQG, encoded by the coding sequence ATGAGAACCTTCAGGACTCCGGTCGCGCTGGTCGCGGCCTTCGCCTTGGCCATGACGGCCTGCTCCCGCCCCGAACCCACCGTCGAAGCCGTGCCGCGTGTCAGCGTGGTCACCGTTGGCCCGCAGGTGGTGCAGCGCGATGATGAACTACCCGGTCGGGTGGCGGCGGTGCGCACCGCGCAGATCCGTGCGCAGGTCGGCGGCATCGTGCAGCGCCGGATGTTCGAGCAGGGCGCGGAGGTGCATGCCGGAGAGCCTCTGTTCCAGATCGACCCGGCGGCGTTCCGCGCCGACGTCGATTCGGCGCTGGCTGCCCTGCAGCGCAGCGAGGCGGCACTGGGTCGCAGCCGGGTGCAGTCACAGCGGCTGCAGGCATTGGCGGCCGCACAGGCGGTCAGCCAGCAGCACCGCGACGATGCCAGTGCCGAGCATGAGCAGGCCCGGGCAGCGGTCAACGAGGCGCGCGCGATCCTTGCGCGACGCCAGCTCGACCTGCGCTACGCCACGGTCAGTGCACCGATCGATGGCCGCATCGATCAGGCACTGGTGACCGAAGGCGCGCTGGTCGGCGTCGCCGATGCCGATCCGATGGCGGTGGTGCAGCAGATCGACCAGGTCTACGTGGACGTGCGCCAGCCTGCTTCGCAGCTGCAGTCCCTGCAGCGCAGCGCGGTGGACGGCGAGTTGCCGGTGACGATCATCGGCGCGGCGGGTACGCCGCTGCCCGAGCGCGGCCGGCTGCTGTTCTCCGGTGTCAATGTCGATGCTCGCACCGGCGATGTGATCCTGCGCATCCTGGTCGACAACCCGGAGCGGCAGTTGTTGCCGGGCATGTACGTGCGTGCGCGGGTGCCGCGTGGTGCGCCGGCCAGCGCGTTGCTGCTGCCGCAGCAGGCAGTGCTGCGCAGCGCCGGTGGCCAGGCCTATGCCTGGGTCATCGCCGCCGATGGCAAGGCGGTGATCCGCACGCTGGAGGTGGACGGCAGCGTCAACCGGCAATGGCTGGTGCGGCACGGCCTGAAGGCCGGCGAGAAGGTGGTGGTGGAAGGCCAGGAGCGCCTGCAGGAAGGCGTGCTGGTCGATCCGCGCAACTGGCAGGTGCCGGTCGCCAGTGCCAGCGCACCGCCGACATCCGAACGCCAGGGCTGA
- a CDS encoding response regulator has translation MHASPALAALVLIVEDEAEIADILAAYLEREGLRTLRAADGQIALDLHRSMRPDLVLLDVQLPRLDGWSVLTQLRQRGETPVIMLTALDQDLDKLTALRMGADDYVVKPFNPAEVAARVRAVLRRTLRSPRADAPSALRVGPLLIDTATHAVHVEGDGYSHELLLTLTEFKLLHCMALAPSRIFSRSELMHECLPESEALERTVDSHVSKLRRKLDEVGLTQIPASVRGVGYRLMADR, from the coding sequence ATGCATGCCTCCCCTGCCCTCGCGGCGCTGGTCCTGATCGTCGAGGACGAAGCCGAGATCGCCGACATCCTTGCTGCCTACCTTGAACGCGAGGGCCTGCGCACCCTGCGTGCGGCCGATGGCCAGATCGCCCTGGACCTGCATCGCAGCATGCGCCCGGACCTTGTGCTGCTGGACGTGCAGCTGCCGCGACTGGATGGCTGGAGCGTGCTGACCCAGCTGCGCCAGCGCGGTGAAACGCCGGTGATCATGCTGACCGCGCTGGACCAGGATCTGGACAAGCTGACCGCATTGCGGATGGGTGCCGATGACTATGTGGTCAAGCCGTTCAACCCGGCAGAAGTGGCGGCGCGCGTGCGTGCAGTACTGCGGCGTACGCTGCGCAGTCCGCGGGCGGATGCCCCCAGCGCCCTGCGCGTGGGCCCGCTGCTGATCGACACCGCCACCCACGCCGTGCATGTGGAAGGCGACGGCTACAGCCACGAACTGCTGCTGACCCTGACCGAGTTCAAGCTGCTGCATTGCATGGCATTGGCCCCGTCACGGATCTTCAGCCGCAGCGAACTGATGCACGAATGCCTGCCGGAAAGCGAAGCACTGGAGCGCACCGTGGACAGCCATGTCAGCAAGCTGCGGCGCAAGCTGGACGAAGTGGGTCTCACCCAGATTCCGGCCAGCGTGCGCGGTGTCGGCTACCGATTGATGGCCGACCGCTGA